Proteins from a genomic interval of Lolium perenne isolate Kyuss_39 chromosome 1, Kyuss_2.0, whole genome shotgun sequence:
- the LOC127320256 gene encoding uncharacterized protein, producing the protein MLLRRRFLGLPAAVSGSLRRSLTTAGARIPWAMMRHRMCPVEAPSPQVRLVEPPRISEVYVPDHLVKTAPHPDPASDAVEARGGVVCAASGDGLLLLVFAQMRLMARIVARQGDAPLRLPPDGFDPDHVPNVTRFVLNPVTNQMSRLPPRVAKLNPDAGPLFDVHMGLVTQADRRHGPPDRFAVAELPEGDLMLRFLSEKGKWETVPVSPCQLSSARRMDIHFDYEVLAFRGRLWWVDPTWGAISVDPFSDRPELSFVELPRGSVLPPCAPTRERVTMEFPGYAPSDDDEDDGKVWWCLYRRVGVSEGRLRYVEVSTKEPYLLSSFALDDDGNGWTLEHRVALSKLWADGGYPWLPLKEGMTPQIALLDPLNASVVYLKVDKHIVVVDMNIKEVTASYLCKTNFDCIPCVLPPWLGSSRIPSAGKKDAEKNKTLANVLVRSDTP; encoded by the exons GTCTCCGGCAGCCTCCGCCGCTCCCTCACCACGGCGGGCGCGCGGATTCCCTGGGCcatgatgcgccacagaatgtgtcCCGTCGAGGCGCCGAGCCCGCAGGTGCGCCTCGTCGAGCCACCGCGCATCTCCGAAGTGTACGTCCCGGACCACCTCGTCAAGACCGCGCCCCACCCCGACCCCGCCAGCGACGCCGTGGAAGCGCGCGGCGGCGTCGTCTGCGCCGCGAGCGgcgacggcctcctcctcctcgtcttcgcgcAGATGCGCCTCATGGCGCGCATCGTCGCCAGGCAGGGCGACGCTCCGCTGCGGCTGCCGCCCGACGGCTTCGACCCCGACCACGTCCCCAACGTCACGCGCTTCGTCCTCAACCCCGTCACCAACCAGATGTCCCGCCTCCCGCCCCGTGTGGCCAAGCTCAACCCCGACGCGGGCCCGCTCTTCGACGTCCACATGGGCCTCGTCACCCAGGCCGACCGCCGgcacgggccgcctgacaggttcGCCGTCGCCGAGCTACCGGAGGGGGACCTAATGCTCCGCTTCCTCTCGGAGAAGGGCAAGTGGGAGACCGTCCCTGTCTCACCGTGCCAACTCTCTTCCGCGCGGCGGATGGACATACACTTCGACTACGAGGTGCTCGCGTTCCGCGGTCGCCTCTGGTGGGTCGACCCGACCTGGGGAGCGATCTCCGTCGATCCGTTCAGCGACCGGCCGGAGCTCTCCTTCGTCGAGCTGCCGAGGGGAAGCGTGCTGCCTCCATGCGCGCCGACCCGTGAGCGTGTCACCATGGAATTCCCGGGCTACGCGCCGTCTGACGATGATGAGGACGACGGCAAGGTGTGGTGGTGTCTGTACCGGCGAGTGGGTGTCAGCGAAGGCCGGCTGAGGTACGTCGAGGTCTCTACGAAGGAACCATATCTGCTCAGCTCCTTCGCGCTCGACGACGATGGCAACGGCTGGACGCTGGAGCACCGGGTGGCGCTCAGCAAACTGTGGGCGGATGGAGGCTACCCATGGCTACCCTTGAAGGAGGGGATGACGCCACAAATTGCACTTCTTGATCCACTTAACGCCAGTGTCGTGTACCTCAAGGTTGACAAGCACATTGTCGTCGTGGACATGAACATCAAGGAGGTGACCGCGAGTTACCTGTGCAAAACAAACTTCGACTGTATACCATGTGTTCTTCCACCGTGGCTTGGATCCAGCCGGATCCCTTCTGCAG GTAAGAAGGATGCCGAGAAAAACAAGACTTTGGCTAATGTTCTGGTTCGCTCAGACACCCCGTAG